The genomic DNA GTGGCCGTGGCCGTCCTCCAGGTCCTCCGGGTCGACCTGGGTGAGGCCCATGACGTTGTACGCGCCGGTGGTGCTGGGCAGGCCGTCGTGGCTCTCCCAGCGCGTCTGCCGGTACGCCACCGCCATCAGCACGCTCACCGGGACGTCGAACTCGCGGGCGGCCTCCTCGAACCGGGTCTGCAGCTCCGTGCCCGGCGCCGCGGCCACGGCACCGGAGGAGCCGAGGAGGCCCGGGGAGGCCACGGCGAGGGTGCCGGCGGTCGTCGCGACGGCCACCGCCGAGGCGACGGCGTACGTCAGGAACCTTCTCTTCTTGCGGTCTCTTCGGTGATCGGCGCTCAAGTCCCACCCCTGTGTGAAGTTCGCGGCCGGGCAGATGATCTGGCCCAAGAGCGCGTGACGCTACCAAACCCGCCTCCGCCCGGATCCGCCGGGTTGTCGGCCGCCTCCGTGTCCGGATCCGGAGAAGGCCGTCTCATTTCCTGGTCTCATACGTGCCGTCCGCCCGCAGCGCGTAATGTGGTCGAGGTGACCGTGAACGCCGACCCCCACGCCGTCGCCGCCCGGGCGACCTGGCGAGACCTGCCCGCGGCGCAGCAGCCCGAGTACCCGGACGCCGAGGCTCTGCGCGACGTGATCGCCGACCTCGAGTCGTATCCGCCGCTCGTCTTCGCCGGCGAGTGCGACCAGCTGCGGGCCAGGATGGGGGCCGTCGCCCGGGGCGAGGCGTTCCTGCTCCAGGGCGGGGACTGCGCGGAGTCCTTCGACGCGGTCGGCGCCGAGGACATCCGGGCCAAGCTGAAGACCCTCCTGCAGATGGGCGCCGTGCTGACGTACGCCGCCTCCGTGCCCGTCGTGAAGGTGGGCCGGATCGCCGGCCAGTACTCGAAGCCGCGCTCCAAGCCCACCGAGACCCGCGACGGCGTGACCCTGCCGACGTACCGCGGCGACTCCGTCAACGGCTTCGACTTCACCGAGGAGGCGCGCGTCCCGGACCCGCAGCGGCTCAAGCGCATGTACCAGGCTTCCGCCTCGACGCTGAACCTGGTCCGCGCCTTCACCACCGGCGGCTACGCCGACCTGCGCCAGGTGCACGCCTGGAACCAGGACTTCGTGAAGTCCTCCCCCTCCGGCCAGCGGTACGAGCAGCTGGCCCGCGAGATCGACAACGCCCTCAGCTTCATGAAGGCGTGCGGCACGGACCCGGCCGAGTTCCGCACGGTCGAGTTCTTCGCCTCCCACGAGGCGCTGCTCCTCGCCTACGAGTCGGCGCTGACCCGTGTCG from Streptomyces sp. MRC013 includes the following:
- a CDS encoding class II 3-deoxy-7-phosphoheptulonate synthase, with the translated sequence MTVNADPHAVAARATWRDLPAAQQPEYPDAEALRDVIADLESYPPLVFAGECDQLRARMGAVARGEAFLLQGGDCAESFDAVGAEDIRAKLKTLLQMGAVLTYAASVPVVKVGRIAGQYSKPRSKPTETRDGVTLPTYRGDSVNGFDFTEEARVPDPQRLKRMYQASASTLNLVRAFTTGGYADLRQVHAWNQDFVKSSPSGQRYEQLAREIDNALSFMKACGTDPAEFRTVEFFASHEALLLAYESALTRVDSRTGDLYDTSGHMLWIGERTRQLDHAHIEFASRIRNPIGIKLGPTTTVDEALTYVDRLDPDREPGRLTFIVRMGADKVRDRLPELVEKVTAAGAVVAWVADPMHGNTFEAASGHKTRRFDDVLDEVKGFFEVHKALGTHPGGIHVELTGDDVTECVGGGDEIFVDDLHQRYETACDPRLNRSQSLDLAFLVAEMYRDQ